The following are from one region of the Macaca thibetana thibetana isolate TM-01 chromosome 2, ASM2454274v1, whole genome shotgun sequence genome:
- the DIPK2A gene encoding divergent protein kinase domain 2A isoform X2 yields MVAVNYVGEELWSYFNAPWEKRVDLAWQLMEIAEQLTNNDFEFALYLLDVSFDNFAVGPRDGKVIIVDAENVLVADKRLIRQNKPENWDVWYESKFDDCDKEACLSFSKEILCARATVDHNYYAVCQNLLSRHATWRGTSGGLLHDPPSEIAKDGRLEALLDECANPKKRYGRFQAAKELREYLAQLSNNVR; encoded by the exons ATGGTGGCTGTAAATTATGTTGGAGAAGAACTGTGGAGTTACTTTAATGCTCCATGGGAGAAACGAGTTGACCTCGCTTGGCAATTAATGGAAATAGCAGAACAGCTTACAAACAATGACTTTGAATTTGCACTCTACCTCCTGGACGTCAGCTTTGACAATTTTGCAGTTGGTCCTAGAGATGGGAAGGTAATCATTGTGGATGCTGAAAATGTTTTGGTTGCTGACAAAAGATTAATTAGACAAA ATAAACCTGAAAATTGGGATGTATGGTATGAAAGCAAGTTTGATGACTGTGATAAGGAGGCTTGCttatcattttcaaaagaaattcttTGTGCTCGTGCCACTGTGGACCACAATTACTATGCTGTTTGTCAGAACCTCTTATCCAGACATGCCACCTGGCGTGGCACTTCTGGAGGACTCCTTCATGATCCACCAAGTGAAATTGCCAAAGATGGCCGGCTCGAGGCCTTGCTGGATGAGTGTGCCAACCCAAAGAAGCGCTATGGCAGATTCCAGGCTGCAAAAGAACTGCGTGAATACCTAGCACAATTAAGTAACAACGTGAGGTAG